In Candidatus Roseilinea sp., one DNA window encodes the following:
- the nuoA gene encoding NADH-quinone oxidoreductase subunit A, whose protein sequence is MRTDFAFVGVMLVTAALLMGVTLVAASLLRPKKPSKAKLETYECGMETVGDTWVQFRVQYYILALVFVLFDIEAILLFPIAVAFNSLTFFAVANVILFIVVLLIALLYAWRKGALDWE, encoded by the coding sequence ATGAGAACAGACTTTGCGTTCGTCGGTGTGATGCTGGTGACGGCTGCGTTGCTCATGGGGGTGACGCTCGTTGCGGCTTCGTTATTGCGTCCAAAGAAGCCCAGCAAAGCCAAACTCGAGACGTACGAGTGCGGCATGGAGACCGTTGGCGATACCTGGGTGCAGTTCCGCGTTCAGTATTACATCCTCGCCCTGGTGTTCGTGCTGTTCGACATTGAGGCGATCCTGCTCTTCCCGATCGCCGTGGCGTTCAACTCATTGACGTTCTTCGCCGTCGCCAATGTCATCCTCTTCATCGTCGTCTTGCTGATCGCGCTGCTATATGCCTGGCGCAAGGGTGCGTTGGACTGGGAATGA
- a CDS encoding peptidylprolyl isomerase, whose protein sequence is MSRRIVIAACAALLTACAGDPAGEPLMITPEIFSVTVIPQATATPTPEPTPTPLPLAARVNGRPITLAEYEAELARYIAALPDAPDPNSDRGRLLALQLRDAALEALIEQALIEEEAARNGIEVSDRQVAEELAIAKARAGGEAKFQAWLAATRQTEAGIRELIRRELLTNAVRDRVLATMPRTAEYVHAYHIVVATEREARQILTRLQNGAKFTALAQSLSLDESTRADGGDLGWFARHTGAVLWPEVEDAAFSLQPGETSDIVKSPIGYHIIRVTEREVRALTEADTIHLQEAALAQWIADLKARAKIEKFI, encoded by the coding sequence GTGAGCAGAAGGATAGTCATCGCCGCGTGCGCAGCGTTGCTCACGGCGTGCGCCGGCGACCCGGCCGGTGAGCCACTGATGATCACCCCCGAAATCTTCAGCGTGACGGTGATTCCCCAGGCCACCGCCACGCCGACGCCGGAACCAACGCCCACCCCTCTCCCGCTCGCCGCGCGCGTGAACGGCCGGCCCATTACGTTGGCCGAATACGAAGCCGAGTTGGCGCGCTACATCGCAGCGCTGCCCGACGCGCCTGATCCGAACAGCGACCGAGGCCGGCTGCTGGCCCTGCAGCTTAGGGATGCCGCCCTGGAAGCGCTGATCGAGCAGGCACTGATCGAAGAAGAGGCCGCGCGCAACGGCATCGAAGTGAGCGACCGGCAAGTTGCCGAAGAGCTGGCGATCGCCAAAGCGCGCGCCGGCGGAGAAGCGAAGTTCCAGGCTTGGCTGGCCGCCACGCGCCAGACCGAGGCCGGCATCCGCGAACTCATCCGCCGCGAGCTGCTGACCAACGCCGTGCGCGACCGCGTGCTGGCGACGATGCCGCGCACGGCGGAATACGTCCACGCTTACCACATCGTCGTCGCCACCGAGCGCGAGGCACGCCAGATATTGACGCGCCTGCAAAACGGCGCCAAGTTCACCGCGCTGGCGCAGTCGCTCTCGCTGGACGAAAGCACCCGTGCGGATGGCGGCGACCTGGGCTGGTTCGCGCGCCACACCGGGGCTGTGTTGTGGCCGGAGGTGGAAGACGCCGCCTTCAGCCTGCAGCCGGGCGAGACCAGCGACATCGTCAAAAGCCCGATCGGCTATCACATCATCCGGGTGACCGAGCGCGAGGTGCGCGCACTGACCGAGGCCGACACCATCCATCTGCAGGAAGCTGCGCTCGCGCAGTGGATAGCGGATCTGAAAGCCAGGGCAAAGATCGAGAAGTTCATTTAG
- a CDS encoding NADP-dependent aryl-alcohol dehydrogenase translates to MDYIKLGNTGLDVSRICLGCMSFGKAEGWVHNPWALDEEESRVIIKRALELGVNFFDTANVYARGVSEEILGRAIRDFANRDEVVIATKVRGRMHEGPNGEGLSRKAILSEIDKSLKRLGMDYVDLYIIHRWDYNTPIEETMEALHDVVKAGKARYIGASAMWAWQFQKALYVAEKHGWTRFVSMQNHYNLIYREEEREMMPLCIAEGIASTPYSPLASGRLARDWSETTTRYETDPIAKQKYDAAAQADRLVVERLAEVSEKRGVPRAHVALAWLLHKKPVVAPIIGATKVSHVETAVEAVSIRLTPEEMAYMEAPYAPHAIVGHS, encoded by the coding sequence ATGGACTACATCAAACTCGGCAACACCGGTCTGGACGTCTCGCGCATCTGCCTCGGCTGTATGAGCTTCGGCAAAGCTGAAGGATGGGTCCACAATCCGTGGGCGCTGGACGAGGAAGAAAGCCGGGTTATCATCAAGCGCGCGCTGGAGCTGGGCGTCAACTTCTTCGACACGGCCAACGTCTACGCCCGTGGCGTCAGCGAGGAGATCCTAGGGCGGGCCATCCGAGACTTCGCCAACCGAGACGAGGTGGTCATCGCTACCAAGGTGCGCGGCCGCATGCACGAAGGCCCCAACGGCGAGGGGCTGTCGCGCAAGGCCATCTTGAGCGAGATCGACAAAAGCCTGAAGCGCCTGGGGATGGACTATGTGGACCTCTACATCATCCACCGTTGGGACTACAACACGCCCATCGAAGAGACCATGGAAGCGCTGCACGACGTGGTCAAGGCCGGCAAGGCTCGCTACATCGGCGCTTCGGCCATGTGGGCTTGGCAGTTCCAGAAGGCGCTCTACGTGGCCGAAAAGCACGGCTGGACGCGCTTCGTGTCCATGCAGAACCACTACAACCTCATCTACCGGGAAGAAGAGCGGGAGATGATGCCCCTCTGCATCGCCGAGGGAATCGCCTCGACGCCCTACAGCCCGCTGGCGTCCGGCCGATTGGCGCGCGATTGGTCGGAAACTACGACGCGCTATGAGACCGATCCGATCGCCAAGCAGAAGTATGACGCTGCCGCACAGGCGGATCGCTTGGTCGTTGAGCGGCTTGCCGAGGTGAGCGAAAAGCGTGGCGTTCCGCGCGCGCACGTCGCCCTGGCTTGGCTTCTACACAAGAAGCCGGTTGTCGCGCCGATCATCGGCGCAACCAAAGTCTCGCATGTCGAGACGGCGGTCGAGGCGGTATCCATCCGGCTAACCCCCGAAGAGATGGCATACATGGAAGCGCCGTACGCGCCGCACGCGATCGTTGGGCACAGTTGA
- a CDS encoding short-chain dehydrogenase encodes MARISITGSADGLGQLAARALIAQGHEVVLHARNVERARHAHHQVPGAIHAIAGDLSDIAETKRLADEANAWGPFDAVIHNAGIYQAPSRAVFVVNALAPYLLTCLMERPKRLIYLSSGMHLQGRANLDRLAGDQSRVSYSDSKLYVTMLCMAVARKWPDVYANAVDPGWVPTRMGGPHASDDLEKGYETQVWLATSDDGEAKVSGRYFYHRQAQPCHPQARDVALQERFLSICKELTGVPFPA; translated from the coding sequence ATGGCACGAATATCCATCACCGGCTCAGCCGATGGCCTGGGACAACTGGCAGCGAGGGCGTTGATTGCCCAGGGACACGAGGTCGTCTTGCACGCGCGCAATGTGGAGCGTGCACGGCACGCCCATCACCAAGTTCCCGGCGCCATCCATGCCATCGCCGGCGACCTGTCGGACATTGCGGAGACCAAGCGTCTTGCCGACGAGGCCAATGCATGGGGGCCGTTCGACGCCGTCATTCACAACGCTGGCATCTACCAGGCGCCCTCGCGAGCCGTGTTCGTGGTCAACGCCCTGGCGCCCTACCTGCTGACCTGCCTGATGGAAAGGCCCAAACGCTTGATCTACCTGAGCTCGGGCATGCATCTGCAAGGCCGCGCCAACCTGGACCGGCTCGCCGGGGATCAGAGCCGGGTCAGCTACTCCGACTCGAAACTCTACGTCACGATGCTCTGCATGGCCGTGGCGCGCAAGTGGCCGGATGTCTACGCCAACGCCGTGGATCCGGGCTGGGTGCCCACGAGGATGGGCGGGCCGCATGCCTCCGACGATCTTGAGAAAGGCTATGAAACCCAGGTCTGGCTGGCGACGAGCGACGACGGTGAAGCGAAGGTGAGTGGCCGATATTTCTATCATCGGCAAGCACAGCCCTGTCATCCCCAGGCCCGTGACGTTGCGCTGCAAGAGCGATTTTTGAGCATTTGCAAGGAGCTTACGGGCGTCCCCTTTCCGGCCTAG
- a CDS encoding AraC family transcriptional regulator, producing the protein MQQIQHHRVERAAQQSQAHREELVERIAGAIREDGSVQPLPGLHMFRLSATRGLVHGINRPAFCIIAQGSKELFVGDRHYRYDPYHYLLVTVELPGVSRVLEASPARPYLSLSLSLSPALVGSVMADSGIMSAAEFTDTGAVDVSPLEGELLDAVVRLVRLIDAPAAEVQVLMPLITREIVYRLLVGDQGARLQHLAVIGGYTPHIARAIERIRCHFDQPLRIEHLAREVGMSVSGFHHYFKTVTGMTPLQFQKQLRLQEARRLMIEERLPAAGAAYRVGYRDASHFHREYKRLFGASPSRDIRRLSDALVQPGMSGPAR; encoded by the coding sequence ATGCAGCAGATCCAACATCACCGGGTGGAACGTGCAGCACAGCAATCACAAGCCCATCGCGAGGAGCTTGTAGAACGCATTGCGGGGGCAATTCGTGAGGACGGGTCCGTTCAGCCGTTGCCGGGGTTACACATGTTTCGCCTTTCGGCGACCCGCGGGTTGGTCCACGGCATAAACAGGCCGGCGTTCTGCATCATCGCGCAAGGCAGCAAAGAGCTATTCGTAGGCGATCGCCATTACCGCTACGATCCGTATCACTATTTGCTCGTCACGGTCGAGCTGCCAGGTGTCAGCCGCGTGCTGGAAGCGTCGCCGGCGCGGCCTTATCTCAGCTTGAGTTTATCGCTCTCACCCGCGCTGGTCGGCTCGGTGATGGCCGACAGCGGCATCATGAGTGCTGCGGAGTTTACCGACACCGGCGCAGTTGACGTGAGCCCGTTGGAGGGCGAGCTATTGGATGCAGTAGTACGTCTCGTCCGGCTGATAGACGCCCCTGCAGCCGAAGTGCAGGTGCTGATGCCACTGATCACCCGAGAAATCGTCTACCGCCTCCTCGTAGGCGACCAAGGCGCGCGCCTGCAGCATCTGGCGGTCATCGGAGGTTACACGCCGCACATTGCGCGCGCGATCGAGCGCATTCGTTGCCACTTCGATCAGCCGCTGCGCATCGAGCACCTGGCCCGCGAGGTGGGCATGAGCGTCTCCGGCTTTCACCACTACTTCAAGACCGTCACCGGCATGACGCCGCTTCAATTCCAAAAACAGTTGCGCCTACAAGAGGCGCGACGGTTGATGATCGAAGAGCGCCTTCCTGCTGCCGGCGCTGCCTATCGCGTGGGCTACCGCGATGCGTCTCACTTCCATCGGGAATACAAGCGGCTGTTCGGCGCGTCGCCCTCGCGCGACATCCGACGGCTCAGCGACGCGCTCGTCCAGCCAGGGATGAGTGGGCCGGCGCGATAA
- a CDS encoding beta-xylanase, with the protein MKTKRSRRRLLGAVALLVASGASTAAGCAAPPTRLTPLTPPTPPPPTGLRPLADKIQLRFGSAVSRVLFESPHRRSLLDIFARDFNMATIHSGFYWPAWEPAQGHINASVVDEMKRQIDALHGVGISDLRGHPLVFPTFEPQWLTDQLFGGKLSKAQASELLVNHVRAVIERFKGLIGEWVVVNEPFRFYGADRGDLWKIVIGEDYVEMAFRAAREADPGAKLLLNDYDNHARSGRGVYSSEQDPINRNKMLIERLRAKGLVDGIGLQMHIRADKPPKHDDLIETMRSYGVPVHITELDVNLKDVPGTDEARFALQAQVYADVLDAALRSGVCNSVCLWEFGDKYSWLEDPYFDFASPRADGTPYDDDLQPKPAYHAMKRMLLNPPVRR; encoded by the coding sequence ATGAAGACGAAACGCTCGCGTCGTCGCCTGCTTGGAGCCGTCGCTCTTCTCGTGGCAAGTGGTGCGAGCACGGCAGCCGGTTGTGCCGCGCCGCCCACGCGCCTCACTCCATTGACACCACCGACCCCACCGCCCCCAACCGGCCTGCGCCCACTTGCCGACAAGATCCAATTGCGTTTTGGCTCGGCCGTGTCGCGCGTATTGTTCGAAAGCCCGCATCGGCGGAGTTTGCTGGACATTTTTGCGCGCGACTTCAACATGGCGACGATCCATAGCGGCTTCTACTGGCCAGCGTGGGAGCCGGCACAGGGCCACATCAACGCATCCGTTGTTGATGAGATGAAGCGGCAAATTGACGCTTTGCACGGCGTCGGGATCAGCGACCTGCGCGGCCATCCGCTCGTCTTCCCCACATTCGAACCGCAATGGTTGACCGATCAACTATTCGGCGGCAAGCTGTCCAAAGCGCAGGCGAGCGAGTTATTGGTCAACCATGTCCGCGCTGTGATCGAACGGTTCAAGGGTCTGATCGGCGAATGGGTCGTGGTCAATGAGCCGTTTCGCTTCTACGGCGCCGATCGAGGCGACCTGTGGAAGATCGTCATCGGCGAGGACTATGTTGAGATGGCCTTCCGCGCTGCGCGGGAGGCCGACCCCGGGGCCAAGCTTCTGTTGAACGACTACGACAACCACGCCCGCAGCGGTCGCGGCGTGTACAGCAGCGAGCAAGACCCGATCAACCGCAATAAGATGTTGATCGAACGCCTGCGGGCAAAGGGCCTGGTTGACGGCATAGGCTTGCAGATGCACATTCGCGCCGACAAGCCGCCGAAGCACGATGATCTGATCGAGACCATGCGCAGCTATGGCGTTCCGGTGCACATCACCGAGCTTGATGTGAACCTGAAGGATGTCCCGGGCACGGACGAGGCGCGATTCGCGTTACAAGCGCAGGTATACGCCGATGTGTTGGACGCGGCCTTGCGCTCCGGCGTGTGCAACAGCGTGTGTCTGTGGGAGTTCGGCGACAAATATTCATGGCTCGAAGATCCCTACTTCGACTTCGCCTCACCGCGTGCCGACGGCACGCCTTACGATGACGATTTGCAGCCGAAGCCAGCCTATCATGCCATGAAGCGCATGCTGCTTAACCCGCCGGTCAGGCGATAG
- the polA gene encoding DNA polymerase I codes for MAHANGKRPKLLLLDGHSLAYRAFFVVYPPNRPDTGLAQLSITNERGEKEFTGVVYTFASMLLRVWHEQQPDYIAAAFDVGATFRDDIYPEYKSTRQKSPDTLEEQVARIQHLLKTFDIPIFTADGFEADDVLGTLARRASSEGMEVIIVTGDRDALQLVSPAVKVLTSRQRFEDTIIYDEALVESTYGVRPDQLIDYKALVGDTSDNIPGVRGIGEKTAQALLQQYGTLDGIYAHLDEIAQKRVRAALEAGRASAYLSKQLATIRTDLPLEVNWDACAAQFDYQRVLGLFRELRFESLVKRIPHAPATVAEAEDAGSVAPPAQLSMFDAGTDRPLPVTPTVDAPTRARLVDSDDAYKALLAALNNARRIAFDTETTDTDPLRGELVGLSFCVKEGEGWYLPCVAHTASVDGEKAHPWHLDPTSPKFEPVVLALQRREVELIAHNAKFDLEVLRGVGVTLDKPVFDTMIAQFLCDPGGRALGLKQMAFNYFGWQMTEIGELIGRGKRQITMREVPIEHVAAYAAADADATYRLRDVLEPMLRERNQERLFHEVELPLIPVLVEMELTGVALDVKYLGELSGEITERLRELEKQIYNVAGMVFNINSTKQLSDVLFGKLGLPTQGLRKTEAGGFSTAADVLDGLRDQHEIVPLILEHRELSKLQGTYVNALPQLINPKTGRLHTDFNQTGAVTGRLSSSNPNLQNIPIKTEMGRRVRKAFIPRKGWRLISADYSQVELRILAHLADDPTLKQAFANNEDIHATTAAAIYEVPLRDVTPMQRNNAKRINFGIAYGMGAFALAANTGMTQAEAQEFINRYFARFPNVRAWLDATKRRTAEQGYVETVLGRRRYFPELTSRTSPEPVRRRAEREAINHPVQGSAADIMKIAMINVHRRLREGGYQARMTLQVHDELVFDCPPNEVAEVCALIKREMESAYRLSVPLRADIAAGKNWDEVEEVS; via the coding sequence ATGGCACACGCCAACGGCAAACGGCCGAAGCTGCTCCTGCTGGACGGCCACTCACTGGCCTACCGCGCGTTCTTTGTGGTCTATCCGCCCAACCGGCCGGACACCGGCCTGGCCCAGCTCTCGATCACCAACGAGCGCGGCGAGAAGGAATTCACCGGCGTGGTCTATACCTTCGCCAGCATGTTGCTGCGCGTGTGGCACGAGCAGCAGCCGGATTACATCGCCGCGGCGTTCGACGTCGGCGCCACCTTCCGCGACGACATCTACCCGGAATACAAGAGCACCCGACAGAAGTCGCCGGACACGCTGGAGGAGCAAGTCGCGCGCATCCAGCATCTGCTGAAGACGTTCGACATCCCGATCTTTACGGCGGATGGCTTCGAGGCCGATGACGTGCTCGGCACGCTCGCCCGACGCGCCAGCAGCGAAGGGATGGAGGTGATCATCGTCACCGGCGACCGCGACGCGCTGCAGCTCGTCTCGCCGGCGGTCAAGGTGCTTACCTCTCGCCAGCGTTTCGAGGACACCATCATCTACGACGAAGCGCTGGTCGAATCTACCTACGGCGTGCGCCCCGATCAACTGATTGATTACAAAGCGTTGGTGGGCGACACATCGGACAACATTCCCGGCGTGCGCGGCATCGGCGAGAAGACCGCGCAGGCGCTCCTGCAGCAGTACGGCACGCTAGACGGCATCTATGCGCACCTGGACGAGATCGCCCAGAAGCGCGTGCGCGCCGCGTTGGAGGCCGGCCGCGCGTCTGCCTACCTGAGCAAACAGCTTGCCACCATTCGCACCGACCTGCCGCTGGAGGTGAACTGGGACGCCTGCGCTGCTCAGTTCGACTACCAGCGCGTGCTCGGTTTGTTCCGCGAACTGCGCTTCGAGAGCCTGGTCAAGCGCATCCCGCACGCGCCGGCGACCGTGGCAGAGGCCGAAGACGCCGGCTCCGTTGCCCCACCCGCGCAACTGAGCATGTTCGATGCCGGCACCGACCGGCCACTGCCGGTCACTCCCACGGTAGACGCGCCTACGCGCGCGCGCCTGGTGGACAGCGATGACGCATACAAAGCGTTGCTCGCCGCGCTCAACAATGCCCGGCGCATCGCCTTCGACACCGAGACTACCGACACCGACCCACTGCGCGGCGAGTTGGTCGGCTTGTCGTTCTGCGTGAAGGAAGGCGAAGGCTGGTATCTGCCCTGTGTAGCCCATACTGCATCGGTGGATGGCGAAAAGGCGCACCCGTGGCATCTCGATCCGACTTCACCCAAGTTCGAGCCGGTCGTCCTGGCGCTGCAGCGGCGCGAGGTCGAACTCATCGCCCACAACGCCAAATTCGACCTGGAGGTGCTGCGCGGAGTGGGAGTGACGCTTGACAAGCCGGTCTTCGACACGATGATCGCCCAGTTCCTATGCGATCCCGGCGGGCGTGCGCTGGGGTTGAAGCAAATGGCCTTCAACTATTTCGGCTGGCAGATGACGGAGATCGGCGAGTTGATCGGGCGCGGCAAGAGGCAAATCACCATGCGCGAAGTGCCGATCGAGCACGTGGCGGCCTACGCCGCTGCCGACGCCGACGCGACCTATCGCCTGCGCGACGTGCTCGAGCCGATGCTCCGCGAGCGCAACCAGGAGCGGCTGTTCCATGAGGTCGAGCTGCCGCTCATCCCGGTGCTGGTGGAGATGGAGCTGACCGGCGTCGCGCTCGACGTCAAGTATCTCGGCGAGCTTTCGGGCGAGATCACCGAACGCCTGCGCGAGCTGGAGAAGCAGATCTACAACGTCGCCGGCATGGTGTTCAACATCAACTCCACCAAACAGCTCAGCGACGTGCTGTTCGGCAAGTTGGGCCTGCCCACGCAGGGTCTGCGCAAGACCGAAGCTGGTGGCTTCTCCACCGCCGCCGACGTGCTGGACGGCCTGCGCGACCAGCACGAGATCGTCCCGCTCATCTTGGAACATCGCGAGCTGAGCAAGCTACAAGGCACCTACGTGAACGCGCTGCCGCAATTGATCAATCCCAAGACCGGCCGTCTGCACACCGACTTCAACCAGACCGGCGCAGTCACCGGCCGGCTGTCGTCCTCGAATCCCAACCTGCAGAACATCCCGATCAAGACCGAGATGGGCCGGCGCGTGCGCAAAGCTTTCATCCCGCGCAAGGGTTGGCGGCTGATCAGCGCCGACTATTCGCAGGTCGAGCTACGCATTCTCGCCCATCTGGCCGACGACCCGACCCTGAAGCAGGCCTTCGCCAACAACGAGGACATCCACGCCACGACGGCCGCCGCGATCTACGAAGTGCCGCTGCGCGACGTGACGCCGATGCAGCGCAACAACGCCAAGCGCATCAACTTCGGCATCGCCTACGGCATGGGCGCGTTCGCCCTGGCGGCCAACACCGGCATGACGCAGGCCGAAGCGCAGGAGTTCATCAACCGCTACTTCGCCCGCTTCCCCAACGTGCGGGCATGGCTGGACGCGACCAAGCGCCGCACCGCCGAACAGGGCTATGTCGAGACGGTGCTGGGCCGGCGGCGCTACTTCCCGGAGCTGACCTCGCGCACATCGCCCGAGCCGGTGCGCCGCCGCGCCGAGCGCGAAGCGATCAACCACCCGGTGCAAGGCTCGGCGGCGGACATCATGAAGATCGCCATGATCAACGTGCATCGCCGGCTGCGCGAAGGGGGCTACCAGGCGCGCATGACGTTGCAGGTGCATGACGAGCTGGTGTTCGACTGCCCGCCCAACGAGGTTGCCGAAGTGTGCGCCTTGATCAAACGCGAGATGGAGTCGGCTTATCGGCTGAGCGTGCCGTTGCGCGCCGACATCGCCGCAGGCAAGAACTGGGACGAGGTGGAAGAGGTATCGTGA
- a CDS encoding amidohydrolase codes for MTQDHFPKRQLLLCSWLITSASEPPQPDYAILVEGNRIAGLGEIEAMRAQYPDAELTDLRGCAISPGFVDAHRHCYGVLAHGIPTEHAPADFWAFLNEFWWGKIEDRLDHDMLRAAMDLSCYDMIRSGITTFFDCLEAPNAIPGGLFVQAEVVARWGLRGVLCFEATQRVGEENGELGLRENVEFIRACRAGRESRSAEPGSSLGPRSTFHATQLISGAMCHHTTFTCSDDFIRKAYGLAKELGVLLHFHCSEGTYEPEQALKKWGRRTIEHYDDLGILDETTLASQCVQLSSDEVRIVGERGIRVTTMPLSNCEVGGGIAPVPEMRRAGAIVGLGTDGYVANFFASLRGAFLIHKARLLDPGAMPAREVWQMATSDGARALAMDDAIGSLAVGKQADLIAIDLDLPTPITAHNLLDQLILWRDAVDVHSVMVAGRWLKRDYVVLNADPEALIAKTREAADRLWQGM; via the coding sequence ATGACTCAGGATCATTTCCCGAAGCGCCAACTTCTGCTTTGCTCGTGGCTGATTACCTCGGCGAGCGAGCCGCCCCAGCCCGATTACGCTATCCTGGTTGAAGGTAATCGTATCGCCGGCCTTGGCGAAATCGAGGCCATGCGGGCGCAATATCCCGATGCCGAACTGACCGATCTGCGCGGTTGCGCCATCTCGCCCGGTTTCGTGGATGCGCATCGGCACTGCTACGGCGTGCTGGCGCATGGCATCCCCACCGAGCATGCGCCGGCGGACTTCTGGGCCTTCTTGAACGAGTTTTGGTGGGGCAAGATCGAAGACCGGCTCGACCACGATATGCTGCGCGCGGCGATGGACCTGTCGTGCTACGACATGATCCGCAGTGGCATCACTACGTTCTTCGACTGCCTGGAGGCGCCCAACGCCATCCCCGGCGGGCTATTCGTCCAGGCCGAAGTCGTCGCGCGCTGGGGGCTGCGCGGCGTGCTGTGCTTCGAGGCCACACAGCGAGTGGGCGAGGAGAATGGCGAGCTGGGGCTGCGCGAGAACGTCGAGTTCATCCGAGCGTGTCGCGCCGGTCGGGAGTCGCGGAGCGCAGAGCCTGGGTCGTCACTCGGTCCACGATCCACATTCCATGCTACGCAACTCATCAGCGGCGCGATGTGTCACCACACCACCTTTACGTGTAGCGACGATTTCATCCGCAAGGCGTATGGGTTGGCGAAGGAACTCGGCGTGCTGTTGCATTTCCACTGTTCGGAGGGGACGTATGAGCCGGAGCAGGCGTTGAAGAAGTGGGGCCGGCGCACGATCGAACACTACGACGACCTGGGCATCCTCGACGAGACCACGCTGGCATCGCAGTGCGTTCAGCTCTCGTCGGATGAGGTGCGCATCGTCGGCGAACGCGGCATCCGGGTGACGACGATGCCGCTGAGCAACTGCGAGGTGGGCGGCGGCATCGCGCCGGTACCGGAGATGCGCCGAGCCGGGGCCATCGTTGGCCTGGGCACCGATGGCTATGTCGCTAACTTCTTTGCGTCGTTGCGCGGCGCGTTCCTGATTCATAAGGCGCGGCTGCTGGACCCCGGCGCGATGCCAGCGCGCGAAGTGTGGCAGATGGCCACCAGCGATGGCGCACGCGCGCTGGCGATGGACGATGCGATTGGGTCGCTGGCCGTGGGCAAACAGGCCGACCTGATCGCAATTGACCTCGATTTGCCGACGCCGATCACCGCGCATAATTTGCTCGACCAACTGATCCTGTGGCGCGATGCGGTGGACGTGCACAGTGTGATGGTGGCCGGCCGATGGCTGAAGCGTGATTACGTCGTCCTGAATGCTGATCCCGAGGCGCTGATCGCCAAGACGCGCGAGGCCGCCGACCGCCTGTGGCAAGGGATGTGA
- a CDS encoding 2,5-diketo-D-gluconic acid reductase, translating into MLDETEKTMLKVTLNNGVEMPILGYGVFQIADLAECERCVLDALEVGYRLIDTAASYGNEAAVGNAIKRSGVPREEIFVTTKLWIQDTGYEKTKRAFERSMQRLQLDYLDLYLIHQPYGDVHCAWRAMEELYREGRIRAIGVSNFHPDRLMDLIVHNEVVPAVNQIECHPFHQQIATQVFLEENKVQMEAWGPFAEGRNNIFQNEVLRSIGDRHHKSVAQVILRWLIQRRIVAIPKSVRKERIEENFNVFDFELTPEDMAAVATLDTKTSAFFDHRDPAVVKWLGQVKRST; encoded by the coding sequence ATGCTAGACGAAACAGAGAAGACCATGCTCAAGGTGACTTTGAACAACGGCGTCGAAATGCCGATTTTGGGGTACGGGGTCTTTCAGATCGCCGATCTCGCCGAATGCGAGCGCTGCGTGTTGGACGCGTTGGAAGTGGGCTATCGGCTCATTGACACGGCGGCCTCGTATGGCAATGAAGCCGCCGTCGGCAATGCCATTAAACGCAGCGGCGTGCCGAGAGAAGAAATTTTCGTCACGACCAAACTCTGGATTCAGGACACCGGCTACGAAAAGACGAAACGGGCGTTTGAACGCTCGATGCAGCGGCTGCAATTGGATTATCTCGATTTGTACCTGATCCACCAACCCTACGGCGATGTGCACTGCGCCTGGCGTGCCATGGAGGAGCTATACCGGGAAGGACGCATCCGCGCCATCGGGGTCAGCAACTTCCACCCCGACCGGCTGATGGACCTGATCGTGCACAACGAGGTGGTTCCGGCGGTGAACCAGATCGAGTGCCATCCCTTCCACCAGCAGATCGCCACCCAGGTGTTCCTGGAAGAGAACAAGGTGCAGATGGAAGCCTGGGGGCCGTTCGCCGAGGGCCGGAATAACATCTTCCAGAACGAGGTGCTGCGCTCCATCGGGGACAGGCATCACAAAAGCGTTGCGCAGGTCATCCTGCGCTGGCTGATCCAGCGCCGCATTGTGGCGATCCCCAAGTCGGTGCGCAAGGAACGCATCGAGGAGAACTTCAACGTGTTCGACTTTGAACTCACTCCAGAGGACATGGCGGCGGTCGCCACACTAGACACGAAAACCAGCGCCTTCTTCGACCATCGCGACCCGGCCGTGGTGAAGTGGCTGGGCCAGGTCAAACGCTCTACGTAA